The genomic segment ctcgCTGTCAATGGTGCCAAACGGGACACTGGCACGCGACGCAATATTGTCCCACATTAACACAGCTATACTTTAATAAATTATGAACGATACGTCAGGCGTTGCCTTCGAAGGGTTTGTTTAACCGTCAAAGGCGGACTACTAAGGACTGCCTATATCTAATGTAGACATCTCTATAACTTGCATCGTCCATATCAGCGATTATTGTTGCATAAGCCGCCTTTTTCTTATCGTCATGTTTGACGGGATTTTGCAGGGGTGCTTTGGAAGAATATCTGGAAATAAGTCAGTCGGGATGAGCTCGGTATCATAAGCCTCTTTGGTTTGAATGTGAGTGTCATTCTCTGAAATAACCTTGACTAAACTGGCGTAATGACACCGATTAAAGTCAAAGGTTTTCATGTGAAATTGTTGTTTATGGCACTATTAATCAGGATGGGCCTGGAGTCCCATCTGCGTGCATGATCTACAAATAAATCTACAGGGGGAAAAAATCAGGGTTTACCTCTCTGCAGGTCTGTACAGTACATAGAGTCCTACATCATTTATAGTACAAAAACTCAAAAAGTGTGAGGTGTGATTACAACAACAGCTTACAAGTTGACAGTTTTGGGGATTCATTCAGTAATTCGCCAAAACAATTTTAACTGCTATCTAAAGGTGCACACATTTTAAAATTCACAgccattttgagaaaaaaaaaaaaatatgtatatatatatatatatatatatatatttatatatatatatatatatatatatatatgtgtgtgtgtgtgtgtgtgtgtgtgtgtgtgtgtgtgtgttttttttttttgttttgttttttacatggaGCGGGTCCACCCATCACGAGTTCACATGACCAGCTGTATCTTGCAGTTCTcacttaaataataacaatattaatatgttTACTTTATAACCTATACccttatatgttatatatgtgtCATGTGTCATGTGTATCTTTTCTTCCATGCAGCATATGGTTAGGGGACTGATTTGAAAAAAATTCCATTATGTGGATTTGTATATATGAGGAAGAGAGAAGCAtaattcaaaatgaataaaataaaacataaacatatttgaTATGAAACAAAAGCAGTAAAATTCATGAACCTATGCTGAATGGTGTCAGTATAAAGTCTAAAACTGATTAGGGGCAAACAAGCAAGGATCCAAACCTAATTACAGGCCTCATAAATGATAACTAATGATTCGCCATATTAACCTCAGTTACTACTGTGGGGGACCTCCATCCTGTGGCATTGAACCCAGCAGGACTATGCTGCAAAGCCAATGAAATGCAAATCAAGAATGCTCATGGGATGCACAATTAATAATTTAGAAATTGGGGAAATAACCTGCATGCAGTTTAATATCTttaaatctctctttctctctctctatagggAATAGGACAGTACATAACATTACAAACTGATCATAGATTACATAATTCACAGCATTTTCTGTTCTTCTGCAGGGGTCATTCTCTCTAGAGATGATATCAAATTGATGCCAATAATCATCCCTGGATTTCCCTGGCCTTATGTTGAAATGGCAACAGGAAGGAAAAGTCAGTGTCTTTTCTGGGTTCATAACGTCTATctgaatgtgtatacattttttaaataatatttcgaTTTTTCTGTACAACATCTAAATGTGCATTATATATTTATCCTTTCTCGTTGTCTTTGAACACTtccagtgtgtgtttgttctcaCAGCTCTCCCACACTGGGCTCAGTCTGCATTAATCATTGCAGCATGTATCTTCTGGTCCAGTATCCATCCCTGTGTTCTCAACTCCACCCTTGTTTTCTCTTTGCCAGGCTCCACTTCAAAAGGTGGAGTACATTtcactgatgatgatgaagacCTTCCCATTAACAAAAGCTGTGATGAAAAGCTTCAGGATAAAGTCATTGCAGCGCTACTAGAACCTGATGGTGCATATCTTGTTAAGGTGAAAGAAATGGctttccaaaataataataataataataattaaataaacaaaaaaattaagtgagaaaagaaaaaaactgtataCAAGATGTGTTGCATGCTGAAATTGTTGACCTCTAAATTCTGTATCTAGGTGGGATTTTTAAGGAGCCATCACAAATATGAAATCGTCTTTTCTTTGCCGCAAATCCCAACACTAGGCAAAGATGTCTGCCTTTCTCCCGCACTCCGCAGTACTGCAAAACCACGACTACGTGCAACACGCATTACACCATGCCCTGAGGGTATGTTTTTATAGTGTTCTTATGGCTTGTAATGGTCATGTCAGAAACGTTGTGTTTAGTTGCACACAAATGAAATTTGTACATGCaacttatttactttttttttcatttacaatgaTTTGCATGCACACAAAAACTATAGTATTGTACAGTTACAAAAGAATATGGAATATATAACAATTCACAGCaccttaataaatgaaaagctTTACGAAATAAATGTTGCACTTGTAGGAGGAATGTTAAAAATGCATATAGAAAATAACCCATAAATatgttatcatttattatatttatataaggtATTTGGTATTTCCAGAAACATTAGATCATGTTTCGAAACATGGATTATATTTTTGaccaatatttgaaataatttatagATATTTCcttatatttaataaacacaaagagcactttatttctttgaatgttgtcaaaaataatacaaatgtaatacCATAAAATACCATATTGTACAGTGACGATAGAATATACAAAGTCTGCCTACAACCCTTGCATTCTCATTTATTCACATGAGCTCTATTAAAAGGTGTTCATTAGTTGAACAGACACTTTTTAAACTGAAGCTACATACTGGAGACTTATTACAGGGAGAGTCTCACTGGAGCAACCTGGGTTAAGTGCTCTGCTCCGGGGCACAAGATTAATGAGCAATGCGTGTGATCTTGGATTAAACAAGAACCCTTTAAGAAAACAGTCCAGATTAATATCCATTAGACTTCCCTGACTCAATAAATGATGAGAAGTTTCAGAAAACTAGATACATATAGCTTAAACTAagcaattacaaataaaaaacaatttaaacaagGTTGTAAGCGCGATCAGAGCCGTTAATGTAGATCTAAGAAAGCTTGTACACCTGACTGGTAATAAAACATCAAGCCAAGACATCACGATACGATCAATAGTCACACTCCTATTTCAGTCTGTCATCGATCTCTCCATTAGCTGAAACTCACTTAGCGTGTTTATAGTAGTATCCTTTTTCCCACAGTTGAATCGCTAGGGAAATCTAAGCACGTTTGTGGTATCTGAGCATACAATTTAAATTCTAAAAGAAGCTGCAAGCACTTTGCAGTTAGGTGATTATTTCTCTATGATGATTTCCGTCTTCCAATCTTATTCTATTTCTTTTACCCATCTTTTTTATTGTCCTTGTCATTTTGTGTTATCCTTGTACTCTACTGTATCTGTACTGATTCCACACATTGCCATTCATCTTTCTGTGCTCTTTTAAGGGGGAGTGAGGGTGGTTTGTGAGTACATCTCTCAGCAGGACGGAGTGGTGCAAGAGGAACTCACCCTGCTCAACAGAAGCAGAAGGGACAGCAGTGTCCGAGTTCGATTACAGGCCAGAGTCATGGGTGAGATACACTCACCAACTGGTGACAGATCTCTAGTCATTCATAACAAAGCGTTCATGAAGTGATGTGTGTAGTTTCTGGACCAGTATATTTGCCTCtgcgttttcatttcatttcaattgtTTCAAAGCAATTTTACGGAAATATTAAGCTGGGATGGgagaaatcatttatttttttaatgaaatcctttcaaatctcttttcatttatacaccctcatgctgttccagctgtatttattttttaaagaacacaAACAGAATTTTAGAAGAATAATCCATCTCTGTGAGTCCATATAGTTCAAGTGCATAGATCCCTCAAAGTTGTGCTTTAAAAACTATGCAGTTTTGATGCAAATAGAAAATCATCTccactaaaataactttttttttatacagatcgTCACCACGGAACACCAATGTTGCTCGATGGAGTGCGGTGTGTTGGtgaagaaaaacacacaaaataatgacAGAGAAGATGTGATCAAATTGGTTTGCTTGTGTAAATGATGAAAATAAACCAAAACGATTGAATGCACATGGGAATGTGCCTCCAAATTTAAACAACCCACATCACAACCGTGGAGGATCACTGCACTAAAGCAAAAATAGAGCCACTGTTCTAGAGTCTACGCATCACAGGTCTGCTAATGACATCACAAATTCAACTTGAGTTTTTAACAGAATTTTAAAGGTTATGCGTTTGATAACATTAGAATTCaaacttttttaaaagaaaagcaatactgtcacaaacacgccaggttcctcctccacacaatcacgacgcacaccctcacctgagtactaatcaccaccacctgatctgcatcaccttcatccacctcagcaccacaaaagccacacacacgcactcagtcattgtccggtcacgtttgcGACAAGATAATTCCtccgctaactattaggactaagcgggcctccaagctgcctccacaccggccatgggactgtgccatagatctgctgccgggtgaaccagtgcctaggggacggatctatcccctatccgttcccgaggagaaggccatggaggattacatcagggaggcgctggctcaaggatacatccgcccatctacctcccctgctgcttcgagtttcttcttcgtggccaagaaggatggaggtttgcggccatgtatcgactacagagccctgaataaaattactcagaagtttcgctatcctcttcccctcgtcccagcggccctagaacatctctgtggtgccactgtattctccaagttggacctccgcagcgcgtataacctcatcctgATACGCAAGGGggcgagtggaagaccgccttcatcacccctactggccactacgagtactgcgtgatgccgtatgggctagtaaacgccccctccgtattccaggatttcatgcatgaggttCTCCGagatttcctccatcaattcgtcctagtgtatatcgatgacatcctgatatattcccggagccaggccgaacatcgacgccacgttgcggaggtcctgcaacacctgagggacttccagctctacctaaaagcagagaagtgctcattccatcagccctcagtgcagttccttggctataccatcgaccgcagtggcatccggatggacgaggggaaggtaagcgccgtccgggattggcccgttcctaccaccatcaaggaactacagcgattcctgggcttcgcaaacttctacagacgattcattcagaactttagtaccatcaccagtcctctaaccaacctcattcgtcagaagcccaagtccctgtcttgGACTCCAGCCGCCACCGAAGACTTCCTGAAGACTTCgactgcaacttcctcccgagtaccggattcaccccacattccatgtctcactcctgaaacctcaccatacttctgttcttccctccaccgaacctggcgagacggaagccccccctcctctcctcctagatgacggcgcagcctactcggtcaaggacatcctggactcccggcggcgtggtgggcagcttgagtatctagtggactgggaaggctacggtccagaggaacgctcctgggtcccacgcaacgacatcttggacccctccttgctggataccttccactcaagacaccccaaccgaccagctcccaggggtagaggacgcccaccacgacgtcggggtccccggccctcaggagcgggccctggggaggggggtactgtcacaaacacgccaggttcctcctccacacaatcacgacgcacaccctcacctgagtactaatcaccaccacctgatccgcatcaccttcatccacctcagcaccacaaaagccacacacacgcactcagtcattgtccggtcacgttcgcgacaagatcattcctgcgctaactattaggactaactcctctttaccttctctccaagggtaacctccgaagtctcttcttccgtcttctctccaaggattacctccaagatcctcccaaagaccccacggtgcgtgtgtgtggtaccctccttcccggcacggatcccagcacccatccactccttacttcccgctcctctgcttgtgtccatttaataaactacatctttcatctgttactcctctgtctccgagtgatccgtaacaaatACTAGTGCATCTGGCCAAGGACAACAAGGAAATAGTCATTAATTCACTAATGTTCACTATATATTGAGCTTCTCAGACGCCACAAACTGTTAAGAAAAATAGTTTGGCTTAGACGGTCATCATTAAATTTAGAATGTCTTTTAAGAACACTCAACctacttttaacatttaatttattttgcaagtACTTCCTGAACCTAATGCCTACCTGTAAATGTGGAATGTATGTATAATCATGTGCTTAGAATACACTGTATATAgatgattatataaaaaaatcatgccATCCTTTTGCTTAACCATAATCAATAATTCCAACTTCTGTGTTACATTTATCaaatattatgtattttgttaattaataaaaaaaaagtaagctGTATAAAATACTTGTTGAATGCTTCATGCACAAATAATTTTGGGATATGGATTGTAGTGCATTGGCCTACCCAAACATAACTTGGCAACTGACGTTATTGTCATACCCAGAGAGAATGAAGCAGTTTGAGGACAGTACCATCTAGTGGTCAAAAGAAATTACGCAAAAAACCTTCTAGAATCTTCTCAATAATTTAGAGACGTATAATTTTGATATCCTTGTTATATTCCTTAGGATTCCAGTGTCTTGGTCTAAAATATTTCCTGTACGTTTAACAGGATTCTTGTAACTCTTACTGTACAATTCATCTTCACCCCACAGCTGCTCTTTGAACCAACACAACAGACAAacttccaaataaataaaaaacaatacttATAAGAAAGCCTATCAAAATACAGCCTAACATCTCATGCATCTCAGTTTTTCAATTTGAGATTTTTTACCAGACCAATACCTTCTGAAaccttttatgtatattttaataacgTAGTtgctttacagcattttttttttttgctggcagtaacacacacacacacacacacacacacaatgtgtaaaaaaataaataaataacaacactTTCTCTAACAACACTAGATGGTGTTGCTGTCTACAACAGAAAAAAGGGGATTTGAAATCAAATGGCTGGCGTGCATATTCACATAATCTAGTGATGTGAAAACCACTTAAAATGATCTGAATCAACCAAAAAGgcactctaaacacacacacacaaacaatcacaaaACTGCGCTTagttataattactattaattaattacatttgctGGCTCTACTGGCATGAAATCATGTGTTCAGAATGTCCTTGAGAAAAGGTATAAGGAAGTGCATAGCAGAAGTGACATACCACCACAAGAAAACAAAAGGCTTAGAAAATCAactgaattaattaaatatatcagAGCAGTTGAGTTTTGTTTGAGGTCTGCAAATTGTAAATATAATTGTTAGAAGCTTCTTCTTGCTGACTAAATCCTAGGTTAACAATCACATATTCTCGGATTTTTGCTATTTGCTACAGTTATTTGAGCACTGTATTGTAGTAAATACAGCTTATAAAATCTGTTTCtgctatatatataatttaaataaatggttCTGCATCACTAAAACATCATTCTTTAAATCTGGGAGAGGTGTAGTTTTAGAAGATGTTTTTATGACATATATTGAATCTTTTAATCTGACCATGAATTTTAATGCACATAAGCATTTAATACATTCCTCCATTACTTTTAAATAGTTGATATATTTGattgaattaatatatttatcaaaGATATGGgaatacagtggccccaaaaagcACTGTGTACATACAAAAATGTatgtcattgcattatataaaaaaatttcaaaCCATGTGGTACCTGTAAAGAAATGTTGAaggacaaaaaatataaaaatccttAATCTTAAAAATAATCTTATTGTGCATAATGttgaattaaagtatttattgtaatatattgtaatatattgtttGTAACAGAGCACTTTTCTAATGACAAACCCGCCATCACTTCTACTTAGAAGTTCCTTGAGGAACCTGTTTATCTCTTTTTAGGATGACTAATAGAAAGAATGCATTCCCTTCAGTTCAACCAGTTAAATCACCTCCAATTCGCCTGACAGTCAGCAACAGGATCATTCTCATTGGCTGTGCTGCTGCTGTTCATGCTTGAACATCATGCTCACTTGCATGACAGACGCATGTTTTGGACGTAGGAGGTAGCTGATAAACCTGACTGGAAATATCTAGCTGTTACTCTCCCAGATGATATCAGAAGCAAGTGTTCAAAGTCACGTGGCATGAGAGGGACTGGAA from the Carassius carassius chromosome 7, fCarCar2.1, whole genome shotgun sequence genome contains:
- the LOC132143149 gene encoding adipose-secreted signaling protein-like, which encodes MPIIIPGFPWPYVEMATGRKSSTSKGGVHFTDDDEDLPINKSCDEKLQDKVIAALLEPDGAYLVKVGFLRSHHKYEIVFSLPQIPTLGKDVCLSPALRSTAKPRLRATRITPCPEGGVRVVCEYISQQDGVVQEELTLLNRSRRDSSVRVRLQARVMDRHHGTPMLLDGVRCVGEEKHTK